In Geoalkalibacter sp., a genomic segment contains:
- a CDS encoding TAXI family TRAP transporter solute-binding subunit → MKKLMIPILSLLLLVGCQSEKGATPEGAKDAPARASGAMRFVTIGTGGVTGVYYPVGGAIGKLINDKREQYNLRVSVESTGGSVFNINALMNGDIELGVVQSDLQHQAFQGEGEWQGRPQAKLRSMFALHPEAVTILAAVDSNIERVADLAGKVVNIGAPGTGQRVNALDLFAAAGIDPNADLRAEGIRPAESASMLQDGRIDAFFYTVGHPNGSVKEAVAGTRKVRFVPVDAELIDKLVSRQPYYAPALIPVAPYPGVANSEPVPTFGVKATICTSADVPEDVVYTITREVFENLDTLRTLHPALEVLTAQNMLEGLAAPLHPGAERYFREKGLL, encoded by the coding sequence ATGAAAAAGCTAATGATTCCCATTCTTTCCCTGTTGTTGCTGGTCGGCTGTCAGAGTGAAAAAGGCGCCACGCCCGAAGGGGCCAAGGACGCGCCCGCGCGCGCCTCGGGCGCCATGCGTTTCGTGACCATCGGCACCGGCGGCGTCACCGGCGTCTATTACCCCGTGGGCGGGGCCATCGGCAAGCTCATCAACGACAAGCGCGAGCAGTACAACCTGCGCGTGTCCGTGGAGTCGACGGGCGGCTCGGTGTTCAACATCAACGCGCTGATGAACGGCGACATCGAACTCGGCGTGGTGCAGTCCGATCTTCAGCATCAGGCCTTTCAGGGTGAGGGCGAGTGGCAAGGGCGGCCCCAGGCCAAGCTGCGCTCCATGTTCGCTCTGCATCCCGAGGCGGTGACGATTCTCGCGGCGGTGGACTCCAACATCGAGCGCGTCGCCGATCTGGCGGGCAAGGTGGTCAATATCGGCGCCCCCGGCACCGGCCAGCGGGTCAACGCCCTGGATCTGTTCGCCGCGGCCGGCATCGATCCCAACGCCGATCTGCGCGCCGAGGGTATTCGCCCCGCCGAGTCGGCGAGCATGCTGCAGGACGGCCGCATCGACGCTTTCTTCTATACCGTGGGCCATCCCAACGGCTCGGTCAAGGAAGCGGTGGCGGGAACGCGCAAGGTGCGTTTCGTGCCGGTGGACGCCGAGCTGATCGACAAGCTGGTGAGCCGGCAGCCCTATTACGCCCCGGCGCTCATCCCCGTGGCGCCCTATCCCGGCGTGGCCAACAGCGAACCGGTGCCGACCTTCGGCGTCAAGGCCACCATCTGCACCTCCGCCGACGTGCCTGAGGATGTGGTCTATACCATCACCCGCGAGGTGTTTGAGAATCTGGACACCCTGCGCACCCTGCACCCGGCCCTGGAAGTCCTGACCGCGCAAAACATGCTGGAAGGGCTGGCCGCGCCCCTGCATCCGGGCGCGGAGAGATATTTCCGCGAGAAGGGCCTGCTGTAG